The following are encoded together in the Candidatus Thorarchaeota archaeon genome:
- a CDS encoding tryptophan-rich sensory protein, protein MQFLNVIAVLSTIIGNALANILPFNGVYTGTVADAYPSLFTPPGYVFAIWGVIYTLLFIFMVYQVRSSQQGADYIRQIGVLFLIGAVFNNVWLVMFHYSYPAPSPLFPLTTVPIALLLVTLLLTYLRLGIGKKAVPLSERLAVHLPVGVYLGWISLATIANIASTLNALVVGIPTETQELATVSVILVALLLTLLITHRRHEFAFGLVVIWASVGIAVKQAAHFIILFTALGTAVSIAVALIVVPVLPALRKHFVGFYLLRNTEA, encoded by the coding sequence TTGCAGTTCCTTAATGTGATTGCAGTGCTCTCCACAATCATTGGTAACGCACTGGCAAACATACTGCCCTTCAATGGAGTATACACAGGTACGGTGGCTGACGCCTACCCCAGCCTGTTTACTCCTCCGGGCTACGTGTTCGCCATCTGGGGCGTAATCTACACTCTACTCTTCATTTTCATGGTCTACCAAGTCAGGAGTAGCCAGCAGGGCGCTGATTACATACGCCAGATTGGAGTACTCTTCCTTATTGGAGCGGTGTTCAACAACGTGTGGCTTGTGATGTTCCACTACTCATATCCGGCACCAAGTCCCTTGTTTCCATTGACAACAGTGCCCATAGCACTCCTGCTTGTGACGCTGCTGCTGACCTACCTCCGGCTCGGCATAGGCAAGAAGGCAGTACCACTGAGCGAGCGGCTCGCTGTCCATTTGCCAGTAGGCGTGTACCTCGGCTGGATCTCGCTGGCGACGATTGCCAATATCGCGTCAACGCTAAATGCACTTGTGGTTGGTATACCCACTGAGACTCAGGAGCTGGCAACTGTGTCTGTGATTCTTGTTGCTTTACTGCTGACACTATTGATAACGCACAGGCGACATGAGTTCGCCTTTGGTCTAGTGGTAATCTGGGCCTCGGTAGGCATTGCAGTAAAGCAGGCTGCCCATTTCATCATCCTGTTCACTGCACTTGGGACTGCTGTGTCTATTGCGGTGGCCTTGATAGTGGTCCCAGTACTGCCCGCTCTTAGAAAGCACTTTGTAGGCTTCTATCTGCTGCGCAACACTGAAGCATAG
- a CDS encoding cation-translocating P-type ATPase, whose translation MNRFNRALTGSASLVALSSESWHSYTQDELFRRLGTTEDGLTDDEARERLSQFGPNRIEEAKRRGPLRMFLEQFTNPMVVILLIAVAVSLVIFSIHGSHEEEAPIDAIVILAILMLNAVFGFVQEYKSEKALESLKELAAPRARVRRNGRWQEVDSADIVPGDLVAFESGDRIPADARLISAVGLSVDESAFTGESVPVGKSTEPIPTERPPLGDMVNMVFQSTIVTSGKGTALVTTTGMSTEFGRIATLVQETKKEMTPLQHDLADLGRRLGILVVCLSVLIFFTEVFIIVYQDWTESLFVAVALAVAAVPEGLPAVVTVTLAIGVQRMVKKNAVVRRLPSVETLGSVTIICSDKTGTITKNEMTVRQVYVNRTMYAVTGSGYNNAGAFYLTQEQHECEAITSGERVSSPSEDPHLARLFEICQLCNNAVLEPDSSVQGAWKLVGDPTEGALLVLAEKGGLARASAIGKHEQVTEIEFTSERKRMTSIVRTNTGVMLALTKGAPEALIPYSDRILEAGIERPMNAADKERLMAVSNGMAACAMRVLGFAYRRLDDYSSSMSPEEVERELVFVGLVGMMDPPRDEVYEAVRKCRRAGIRPIMITGDHELTAQAIAGRVGLADDNASVIGGSRIQSMTDEALKEAVHSTSVFARVAPEHKLRIVGALKARGHVVAMTGDGVNDAPAIKSADVGVAMGIRGADVTKESSDLVLLDDNFATIVAAIETGREVYANIRKFVRFLLSTNTGEVVFVFAMIILGLPIPLLPVQILWINLVTDGLPALALGVDPPERGIMDRPPRRPGQRILDAGMVKLIALGGFLGALITAAIFLGSIWSQVGYVPGITGPAMDWSLAASQPVVERARTNAFIALVIYQLAFIWNCRDEYNPVWKTHIRGSKHLIAAVLFSLSLSVSVVVFPPLQFALGTVALSAMEWLAIAALTSLGLLVPAYKVFGHHRGGTGVEQSDTD comes from the coding sequence TTGAATAGGTTCAATAGGGCATTGACTGGAAGCGCGAGCTTGGTCGCGTTGTCGTCAGAGAGTTGGCACTCATATACACAGGACGAGCTGTTCAGGAGGCTTGGAACTACAGAGGACGGCCTGACGGACGATGAGGCTCGAGAGCGGCTCTCTCAATTTGGACCAAATCGAATTGAGGAGGCAAAACGAAGAGGACCGCTGCGAATGTTCCTCGAGCAATTCACAAACCCGATGGTGGTGATCCTGCTCATCGCTGTGGCGGTCTCCCTAGTCATCTTCTCTATACACGGCTCGCACGAAGAAGAGGCGCCAATAGACGCAATTGTGATCCTTGCAATCCTGATGCTCAACGCCGTATTCGGATTCGTCCAAGAGTACAAGTCAGAGAAGGCCCTAGAGAGCCTCAAAGAGCTTGCAGCACCCAGAGCACGCGTGAGGAGAAACGGCCGGTGGCAGGAGGTGGACTCTGCCGATATAGTCCCGGGAGACTTGGTGGCGTTCGAGTCTGGTGACAGGATTCCCGCGGATGCACGACTCATATCGGCAGTGGGCCTATCAGTGGACGAGTCTGCATTCACTGGCGAGTCCGTCCCGGTCGGTAAGTCGACCGAACCCATCCCGACCGAGCGACCACCACTGGGAGACATGGTGAACATGGTCTTTCAGAGCACCATTGTCACCTCTGGAAAAGGGACCGCACTTGTGACAACCACAGGTATGAGTACCGAGTTCGGCAGGATAGCCACCCTCGTGCAAGAGACCAAGAAAGAGATGACACCTCTGCAGCACGACTTGGCGGACTTGGGCAGGAGGCTGGGAATCCTCGTAGTCTGCTTGAGCGTCCTCATCTTCTTCACGGAAGTGTTCATCATTGTATATCAGGACTGGACCGAGTCACTGTTTGTGGCTGTCGCACTAGCAGTTGCTGCGGTCCCAGAAGGTCTGCCGGCTGTGGTGACTGTCACTCTGGCCATAGGAGTGCAGCGGATGGTGAAGAAGAATGCAGTTGTCAGAAGACTCCCATCTGTCGAAACACTGGGCTCAGTCACCATCATCTGCTCGGACAAGACAGGGACAATCACAAAGAACGAGATGACCGTGCGGCAGGTCTATGTGAACAGGACCATGTATGCCGTGACTGGAAGTGGCTACAACAACGCAGGCGCGTTCTACCTCACACAGGAACAGCACGAGTGTGAAGCAATCACGAGTGGAGAGAGGGTCAGCTCACCCAGTGAGGACCCGCATCTCGCCAGACTTTTCGAGATATGTCAGCTCTGCAACAATGCAGTCCTAGAGCCTGACAGCTCGGTGCAGGGTGCTTGGAAGTTGGTTGGAGACCCGACAGAAGGAGCACTCCTTGTGCTTGCAGAAAAGGGTGGACTTGCTCGCGCATCAGCGATTGGAAAGCACGAACAGGTCACCGAGATTGAATTCACTTCTGAACGGAAGAGAATGACCAGCATAGTCAGAACGAATACAGGGGTCATGCTCGCACTGACAAAGGGAGCCCCTGAAGCTCTGATTCCATACTCAGACCGGATTCTCGAAGCAGGCATCGAACGGCCCATGAATGCGGCCGACAAGGAGAGGCTCATGGCTGTCAGTAACGGCATGGCAGCCTGTGCCATGCGCGTGTTAGGATTTGCATACAGGAGACTGGATGATTACTCCTCTTCCATGTCGCCAGAGGAAGTCGAACGAGAACTGGTCTTCGTTGGACTGGTCGGAATGATGGATCCCCCACGCGACGAGGTCTACGAAGCGGTAAGGAAGTGTCGCCGAGCAGGCATCAGACCGATCATGATAACGGGGGACCATGAACTCACAGCCCAAGCCATAGCCGGACGGGTTGGTCTTGCCGATGACAATGCCTCAGTCATAGGAGGCTCACGAATCCAGTCAATGACTGATGAGGCTCTGAAGGAGGCGGTCCATAGCACTAGCGTGTTTGCAAGAGTGGCTCCGGAGCACAAGCTGAGGATTGTAGGGGCTCTGAAGGCCCGAGGCCATGTGGTGGCCATGACGGGCGATGGTGTCAACGACGCTCCAGCCATCAAGAGCGCAGATGTGGGCGTCGCGATGGGAATCAGAGGGGCTGATGTCACGAAGGAGTCGTCGGACCTGGTACTCCTTGATGACAACTTCGCCACCATTGTCGCAGCGATAGAAACCGGTCGTGAAGTGTATGCCAATATTCGGAAGTTCGTGCGTTTCCTACTCTCGACCAACACTGGCGAGGTAGTCTTCGTGTTCGCAATGATAATCCTAGGACTTCCAATACCGCTTCTGCCCGTACAGATACTCTGGATCAATCTCGTCACCGACGGCCTGCCGGCCCTCGCCCTCGGTGTTGACCCACCGGAGAGAGGGATTATGGACAGGCCGCCGAGAAGACCCGGGCAGCGCATACTCGACGCGGGAATGGTGAAACTGATTGCACTTGGAGGATTCCTTGGTGCACTCATTACGGCCGCCATCTTCCTCGGAAGCATCTGGTCACAGGTAGGCTATGTGCCCGGAATCACTGGACCTGCCATGGACTGGAGCCTTGCGGCATCACAGCCTGTGGTGGAGAGAGCAAGAACAAACGCCTTCATAGCCCTAGTGATATACCAGCTGGCATTCATCTGGAATTGCCGGGACGAATACAATCCGGTCTGGAAGACGCACATTCGAGGCTCCAAGCACCTGATTGCAGCAGTCCTGTTCTCGCTGTCTCTGTCAGTTTCAGTCGTCGTCTTTCCACCCCTGCAGTTCGCACTTGGAACGGTTGCGCTGAGTGCCATGGAGTGGCTTGCAATTGCGGCTCTGACATCACTTGGTCTGCTAGTCCCCGCATACAAGGTCTTTGGTCATCACAGAGGAGGGACTGGCGTAGAACAGAGCGACACCGATTGA
- a CDS encoding GNAT family N-acetyltransferase — protein MVDQLVVRPPEASERDEFFQVYCTGLPGVDEVSHDRFSKWWEEAIASGNMERLWRVMVIKQEIVAVVINVVNQSLNWGLIWELAVVPELRSRGIGRRLVAESERLLLKDTPRITHLALGVKTHNTRAAKLYEELGYGVRSLVINLRGRSWKPHERRVVDIRPANRAQIDGLARLQPDAYWNHRSIEMWSKAIRDESIMVVGENQEVIGFASFILSSDETTTEIQFHILSGREELVLDAFADQIKTENMEFWVQDNHQGVLDYLYHRGFRRVDSEYLMMKRARTSQGCGSVK, from the coding sequence ATGGTCGATCAGCTGGTAGTCAGGCCTCCAGAGGCCAGTGAGCGAGACGAGTTCTTCCAAGTATACTGTACGGGTCTGCCCGGCGTCGACGAGGTCTCTCACGATAGATTCTCGAAATGGTGGGAAGAGGCAATTGCAAGTGGCAACATGGAGAGGCTCTGGCGTGTCATGGTCATAAAACAAGAGATAGTTGCGGTGGTAATCAATGTCGTCAATCAATCGCTCAACTGGGGACTGATCTGGGAGCTGGCTGTCGTGCCCGAGCTCAGGTCTAGAGGCATAGGAAGAAGACTTGTCGCGGAGTCAGAGCGACTGCTTCTGAAAGACACGCCAAGAATCACGCACCTCGCACTAGGTGTAAAGACACACAATACTAGGGCCGCAAAGCTCTACGAGGAACTGGGCTATGGAGTCCGCTCGCTTGTCATTAACCTCAGGGGGAGGAGTTGGAAACCGCACGAGAGACGTGTGGTCGACATACGGCCTGCAAATCGTGCCCAGATAGATGGTCTTGCGCGCCTCCAACCAGATGCTTACTGGAACCATCGCAGCATTGAGATGTGGTCGAAGGCCATTCGTGATGAGAGCATCATGGTGGTGGGCGAGAATCAGGAAGTGATTGGCTTCGCATCCTTCATTCTCAGCAGTGATGAGACAACGACCGAGATTCAGTTTCACATCCTCAGCGGGCGGGAAGAACTGGTCCTAGATGCGTTTGCTGACCAAATCAAGACAGAGAACATGGAGTTCTGGGTCCAGGACAATCACCAAGGAGTACTCGACTATCTCTATCACAGAGGCTTCAGGCGTGTGGACTCCGAGTACCTGATGATGAAGCGAGCGCGAACATCGCAGGGGTGCGGGAGCGTGAAGTAG
- a CDS encoding zinc ribbon domain-containing protein — protein MSFEDDRWRDSHEDDEDADDDDYDDDDDKYVPWSLLIPIGVLMSVMLGTGVPWLLIPVFVLTSVLIFSLSAERKMSSIAGRGHAGPVGNDAYKPIYDQKRQKEEGVSCGILIPIGIMSWLFLVSGFSWPFLISLFVLVLVFLQGLVVSIRGRGEVVERLKTVRGARVDEIADSIGITPDRARQHIVHEKRRGAADVWFDPVTGESVPGKSPIAERASSDSRTGCIYCGFALRSEDRFCPYCGAPIKIS, from the coding sequence GTGTCCTTTGAAGATGACCGTTGGCGTGATAGTCATGAAGATGACGAAGATGCTGATGATGACGACTATGACGACGATGATGACAAATATGTGCCTTGGTCCCTCCTCATCCCCATTGGGGTACTAATGAGTGTGATGCTCGGAACGGGCGTTCCGTGGCTTCTCATACCTGTATTCGTCCTTACCTCGGTACTGATCTTTAGCCTCAGCGCAGAGCGGAAGATGTCGAGCATCGCCGGCAGGGGCCATGCTGGTCCTGTCGGTAATGACGCATACAAGCCCATCTATGACCAGAAGCGGCAGAAGGAAGAAGGCGTTTCGTGCGGGATACTTATTCCAATCGGGATTATGAGTTGGCTCTTCCTTGTCAGTGGTTTTTCTTGGCCATTCCTCATATCCCTGTTTGTACTGGTCTTGGTCTTCCTTCAAGGCCTCGTAGTTTCAATAAGAGGTCGCGGCGAGGTCGTAGAGAGACTGAAGACAGTCCGCGGGGCACGTGTCGATGAGATTGCAGACTCGATTGGAATCACACCAGACCGCGCCCGACAGCACATAGTACACGAGAAGCGGCGCGGTGCTGCCGATGTCTGGTTCGATCCGGTCACTGGTGAAAGCGTCCCGGGCAAGTCCCCCATTGCTGAGCGTGCATCATCCGACAGCAGGACGGGCTGCATCTACTGCGGCTTCGCCCTTAGGTCTGAGGACCGCTTCTGCCCATACTGCGGCGCGCCCATTAAGATATCCTGA
- a CDS encoding sugar phosphate isomerase/epimerase, producing MFLSCSTLGGLRSTASAELFLTDQIRTLTRVHDAGYSVVELYHGDHPRWVSDTMKVAVEDYHLRPYSIHLPKFLFTYEEERFNRTMEAVFRFVADVGIEVAVLHPPNEEQIAGDEWRGMMEGLLRGSEEAGCRLTFEIVPYLHSPQDFISDQIRYYEGRDLGVTVDIEFMHILGLDILRLWDMFGESIHNIHFRDSDGSLLDSDGKRKYLLPGTGRVDLRAVVRDLRSVGYSGAITVEVSHRNRENIVLAKEYAEWCISDEAEEKEEDPARSS from the coding sequence ATGTTTCTGTCATGTTCAACACTTGGTGGGCTCAGGAGCACAGCAAGTGCAGAGCTGTTTCTCACGGACCAGATTCGCACGCTGACAAGAGTTCATGATGCCGGGTATTCCGTTGTGGAACTCTACCACGGAGACCATCCGCGATGGGTCTCAGACACCATGAAGGTTGCAGTTGAGGACTACCATCTGAGGCCCTATTCGATTCATCTGCCAAAGTTCCTATTCACCTACGAAGAGGAACGCTTTAACAGGACCATGGAGGCGGTCTTCCGGTTTGTCGCGGACGTGGGAATAGAGGTGGCGGTGCTTCATCCACCGAACGAGGAGCAGATTGCTGGAGATGAATGGCGAGGGATGATGGAGGGACTACTCCGAGGGAGTGAAGAGGCCGGTTGCAGACTGACCTTTGAGATTGTCCCATACCTTCACAGTCCACAGGACTTCATCTCCGACCAGATTCGATACTATGAAGGACGGGACCTTGGAGTTACTGTGGACATAGAGTTCATGCATATCCTCGGCCTGGACATACTGAGGCTCTGGGATATGTTTGGAGAGAGCATTCACAACATCCACTTCAGAGATAGTGATGGCAGTCTCTTGGATAGTGATGGCAAGAGGAAATACCTTCTTCCGGGCACCGGAAGAGTTGACTTGAGAGCAGTCGTGCGAGACCTCCGCAGCGTAGGATACTCGGGTGCCATCACTGTGGAGGTGTCCCATCGTAACAGAGAGAACATAGTGTTGGCCAAAGAGTATGCGGAATGGTGCATCTCGGATGAGGC
- a CDS encoding MBL fold metallo-hydrolase encodes MTLSIQELRVIILVDNSVQFRGLLGEAGFSALVTVTYADRSRFRLLFDTGGPTLALQHNLAELDEDLRTVDAIVLSHGHWDHVGGLIHVLGMSGMKPPVVCHPDALLPKVHVDDDGERTDVGSQGYFTRRELESMAHVVTTTRQYQVSDGIMTTGEVPRENEFETIEGRLTRIVKVSADGERPDTLADDLSVYFAMGDGRMVVLTGCCHAGIVNTLNHLERVSRSSEFSAVVGGLHLHDASKLRLERTVDYLRTCHLSVLAPCHCTGFRGRAVLMGSLGDCFRDVGTGSVIEFVSEAV; translated from the coding sequence ATGACGCTATCCATTCAAGAGCTTAGAGTCATCATTCTCGTGGACAACAGTGTTCAATTCCGCGGTCTACTCGGAGAGGCTGGTTTCTCAGCCCTTGTCACTGTCACTTATGCCGACCGCTCCAGATTCCGACTCTTGTTCGATACTGGAGGTCCTACACTAGCTCTTCAGCACAACCTTGCGGAACTCGATGAGGACCTAAGAACTGTGGATGCAATTGTGTTGAGTCACGGGCACTGGGATCATGTTGGTGGACTGATTCACGTCTTGGGCATGTCAGGAATGAAGCCGCCTGTTGTCTGCCACCCAGATGCCTTACTGCCAAAAGTGCATGTCGACGATGACGGTGAGCGAACTGATGTTGGTTCTCAGGGCTACTTTACGAGGCGTGAGCTCGAGTCCATGGCCCACGTAGTGACTACTACTCGGCAGTATCAAGTAAGTGACGGGATTATGACAACAGGCGAAGTGCCTCGAGAGAACGAGTTTGAGACCATTGAAGGGCGGCTCACAAGGATTGTGAAGGTGTCCGCTGATGGTGAGAGACCCGACACACTTGCCGACGACCTCTCTGTCTATTTTGCCATGGGCGATGGTCGTATGGTAGTGTTGACCGGTTGCTGTCACGCAGGCATTGTCAACACATTGAACCATCTCGAGAGAGTGTCGAGGTCATCCGAGTTCAGTGCAGTCGTTGGCGGACTTCACCTGCATGATGCTTCCAAGCTGCGTCTGGAGAGGACTGTGGATTACTTGCGGACATGCCATCTGTCAGTCCTTGCACCATGTCACTGCACTGGGTTTAGAGGCAGAGCGGTACTGATGGGCTCGCTTGGGGACTGTTTCAGAGATGTGGGCACAGGCTCTGTCATAGAATTCGTATCAGAGGCGGTCTGA
- a CDS encoding aldo/keto reductase family protein: MKYRRVGRSGLKISEIALGSWLTYGGTVEDGRAKECMSAAIEHGINFIDTAEIYAKGRAEEVIGQFLREESIDRSRIVVSSKLFWPMTDDINHWGLSRKNIMRAIDGSLERLGLDYLDIYFMHRFDHTTPLEETVLAIDDLIHEGRVLHWGTSTWTAAQLERVSAVAREVGAHRPIVEQPMYNMLGRYIELEIIPVASRLGMGFTVWSPLAQGLLTGKYNQGIPEESRGSRSESIKRQLTPEMIEKLKRLGELASTLDITTGQLALAWILRRPEISAAIVGATRPEHVAENAAASDVRLSPDVLDQIESILGNAPQWPATYEPNVFYEDRMGA; encoded by the coding sequence ATGAAATACAGAAGAGTAGGAAGAAGTGGACTGAAGATAAGCGAGATAGCTCTTGGCTCATGGCTGACATACGGTGGGACAGTAGAGGACGGAAGAGCAAAGGAATGTATGTCCGCAGCCATCGAGCATGGCATAAACTTCATTGACACTGCGGAGATCTATGCCAAGGGAAGAGCAGAGGAAGTAATAGGGCAGTTCTTACGCGAGGAGAGCATTGACCGGAGCAGAATTGTGGTTTCAAGCAAGCTGTTCTGGCCGATGACTGATGACATCAATCATTGGGGACTCAGCAGAAAGAACATCATGCGCGCGATTGATGGAAGCCTCGAAAGGCTCGGGCTGGACTACCTCGACATCTACTTCATGCACAGGTTTGACCATACCACCCCACTTGAGGAGACAGTGCTGGCAATCGACGACTTGATACACGAGGGACGAGTCCTGCACTGGGGAACGTCAACTTGGACTGCAGCTCAGCTGGAGAGAGTGAGTGCGGTTGCACGCGAAGTGGGAGCACACAGACCGATAGTCGAGCAACCAATGTACAACATGCTTGGCCGGTACATTGAACTGGAGATCATTCCCGTCGCCTCTCGACTCGGAATGGGCTTCACTGTATGGAGTCCGCTTGCTCAGGGACTTCTCACAGGGAAGTACAATCAGGGAATACCGGAAGAGAGCAGGGGCAGCCGGTCAGAGTCTATCAAGAGGCAGCTCACACCCGAGATGATAGAGAAGCTGAAGAGACTGGGCGAACTGGCCTCGACACTTGACATCACTACTGGACAACTCGCACTCGCGTGGATACTGAGAAGGCCCGAGATATCGGCAGCCATAGTAGGAGCGACTAGGCCTGAACATGTCGCCGAGAATGCCGCCGCATCGGATGTCAGACTGAGCCCGGACGTGCTTGACCAGATAGAGTCAATCCTTGGAAACGCGCCTCAGTGGCCTGCGACGTACGAGCCCAACGTGTTTTACGAGGACAGAATGGGAGCATAG
- a CDS encoding PaaI family thioesterase, which translates to MAGIPIQEFWPESATFCWGCGKNNRHGLQLKSYWDADETVATWHPQDYHLAFPGVLNGGIIATLIDCHGTGTANAAAHREAGGHPSQLIHVTSSLSVKYLRPTPMDAPVTLRARIREKDGRRTVVDCELYSGSLLCAVGEVRTVCVDAEKFLGS; encoded by the coding sequence ATGGCAGGCATACCGATACAGGAGTTTTGGCCAGAATCCGCAACCTTCTGCTGGGGCTGCGGAAAGAACAACCGTCATGGTCTGCAGCTCAAGAGCTACTGGGACGCGGACGAGACAGTTGCCACATGGCATCCTCAGGACTATCACCTCGCTTTCCCTGGTGTCCTGAATGGCGGCATAATAGCCACACTCATAGACTGTCACGGGACTGGCACAGCCAACGCGGCAGCACATAGGGAGGCTGGTGGCCATCCGAGTCAATTGATCCACGTCACGTCGTCCCTCTCTGTGAAGTATCTCCGCCCCACACCGATGGACGCTCCAGTCACTCTGAGAGCACGAATCCGAGAGAAGGACGGAAGGCGCACTGTGGTTGACTGTGAGCTCTATTCCGGTAGTCTTCTATGCGCTGTAGGCGAGGTCAGGACTGTCTGCGTCGATGCAGAGAAGTTCTTGGGCTCCTGA
- the msrB gene encoding peptide-methionine (R)-S-oxide reductase MsrB, which yields MDTIERSEEEWKLVLTADQYRVLRQKATERPFTGEYVHHKGNGVYVCAGCGNELFRSETKFYSGSGWPSFWDKISEDSIITRVDNSHGMKRIEVLCRRCGGHLGHLFDDGPGPTGLRYCINSVALQFRDQTRDRGQPEGQDV from the coding sequence ATGGATACAATAGAAAGGTCGGAGGAAGAATGGAAGCTTGTTCTGACAGCTGATCAGTATCGAGTACTCCGACAGAAGGCAACCGAACGACCTTTTACAGGCGAGTACGTCCATCACAAAGGCAATGGCGTCTATGTGTGCGCAGGATGCGGAAATGAGCTCTTCCGGTCTGAAACCAAGTTCTATTCTGGGTCCGGTTGGCCGAGTTTCTGGGATAAGATCTCCGAGGACAGTATTATCACAAGAGTCGACAATAGTCATGGAATGAAACGCATCGAGGTGCTCTGTAGGAGATGTGGAGGACACCTGGGACATCTCTTTGACGATGGACCGGGGCCTACAGGACTCAGATATTGCATCAACTCGGTGGCCCTGCAGTTCAGGGACCAGACAAGAGACAGAGGGCAACCTGAGGGACAGGACGTGTGA